From the genome of Rhodothermales bacterium, one region includes:
- a CDS encoding HupE/UreJ family protein has protein sequence MESSFTLFLRLGVEHISDLKGYDHMLFITALCAVYQFAQWKHLLWLVTAFTIGHSITLALATLDVITINSGLVEFLIPVTIFVTSLVNIVLEIRGKHTRKAEQQSEYAKYALALGFGLIHGMGFSNFLRAMLGGEESIVAPLFAFNIGLEIGQIMILAVVLVLSTTMVRVVGLAQRDWSLILSGGTAGAALLMIVNALG, from the coding sequence ATGGAATCATCCTTCACCCTCTTTCTCCGGCTGGGTGTCGAACACATCTCGGATCTGAAAGGATACGATCATATGCTGTTCATCACCGCGCTGTGCGCCGTGTATCAGTTCGCCCAGTGGAAACACCTCCTGTGGCTGGTCACGGCGTTCACGATCGGGCACTCGATCACCCTCGCGCTCGCCACGCTGGACGTCATCACGATCAACAGCGGCCTCGTCGAATTCCTGATCCCGGTGACCATCTTCGTCACCAGCCTGGTCAACATCGTCCTCGAGATCCGGGGGAAACACACCCGCAAGGCCGAGCAGCAGAGCGAATATGCGAAATACGCCCTCGCGCTTGGTTTCGGGCTCATCCACGGGATGGGCTTCTCCAACTTTCTGCGCGCGATGCTGGGCGGTGAGGAGAGCATCGTCGCGCCGCTTTTCGCCTTCAACATCGGGCTGGAGATCGGGCAGATCATGATCCTGGCCGTGGTGCTCGTGCTTTCGACGACCATGGTGCGCGTGGTCGGCCTGGCGCAACGGGACTGGTCGCTGATCCTGTCGGGCGGCACCGCCGGCGCGGCGTTGCTCATGATCGTCAATGCCCTCGGATAA